In Coriobacteriaceae bacterium, a single window of DNA contains:
- a CDS encoding MarR family transcriptional regulator has protein sequence MQQSDETRFEDFVGLISGLYKEIQRIKTSEGARLGLKGSDIMCLYYLERSKDGLTGADLARMAGVTRAAVSRTLAHLEEGGYVEVDDSGDAAVKYRAPVRLTTLGGESMNEADCIIREVLDTTGKAMGVEQREQMYASLRTILNTLREL, from the coding sequence ATGCAACAGAGCGACGAGACACGTTTCGAGGACTTTGTCGGACTGATCAGTGGACTCTACAAGGAGATCCAGCGCATTAAGACATCTGAGGGCGCAAGGCTGGGCCTTAAGGGCTCCGACATCATGTGCCTGTACTATCTTGAGCGCAGCAAGGACGGCCTGACTGGTGCCGACCTCGCCCGCATGGCTGGCGTGACCCGCGCTGCCGTCTCGCGCACGCTGGCGCATCTGGAGGAGGGCGGCTACGTCGAAGTCGACGATTCGGGCGATGCCGCCGTTAAGTATCGCGCCCCGGTTCGCCTGACCACGTTGGGCGGCGAGAGCATGAACGAGGCCGATTGCATTATTCGTGAAGTGCTCGACACCACCGGCAAGGCCATGGGCGTGGAGCAGCGTGAGCAGATGTATGCGTCGCTGCGTACGATTCTCAACACCTTGCGCGAGCTGTAG